Proteins from one Primulina tabacum isolate GXHZ01 unplaced genomic scaffold, ASM2559414v2 Contig388, whole genome shotgun sequence genomic window:
- the LOC142534139 gene encoding putative ubiquitin-like-specific protease 2A gives MDTPEEKRDRCTYLNCLWFCMYNNECFRDRVLTWIKKENIFSKTYVFVPIVMWSHWYLLIMCHFGESLKSGTRTPCMLLLDSLRALDPMRLEPLIRSFVVDIFETQDRHENIKLINDIPLLVPEVPQQRNGEECGVFVLYYTHLFMESAPQELSINKGYPYFVS, from the exons ATGGATACTCCAGAAGAGAAAAGGGACCGGTGCACATACTTAAACTGTCTATGGTTTTGCATGTACAATAACGAATGTTTTAGAGATAGGGTACTGACTTGGATCAAGAAGGAGAacatattttcgaaaacatATGTTTTTGTTCCCATTGTCATGTG GTCTCACTGGTATCTCTTGATCATGTGTCACTTTGGTGAAAGCCTGAAATCCGGAACCAGGACTCCATGTATGCTGCTGCTCGACTCGCTGCGTGCGTTGGATCCTATGAGACTCGAGCCCCTTATACGAAG TTTCGTCGTGGACATATTCGAAACACAGGATAGACATGAGAACATAAAGCTGATTAATGACATTCCCCTTTTGGTTCCCGAG gTTCCACAGCAGAGAAATGGTGAGGAATGTGGTGTTTTTGTTCTGTACTATACACATCTTTTCATGGAGAGTGCTCCTCAAGAGTTGAGCATCAATAAAGGCTACCCTTACTTTGTGAGTTAA